From the genome of Oscillospiraceae bacterium:
GACGCAACTGTTGTTGTGGAGGCCGCCGGAAAAAGCGGTTCGCTTATCACCGCCGGCTATGCGGTGGACCAGGGCCGCGATGTCTTTGCAGTGCCGGGCAGTGTACAGAACCCCAAAGCAAAGGGAACTAACGAGCTTATCCGTGACGGCTGCGCGCCTGCAACCAGTGCATTGGATATTCTGCGCTGCTATGTAGATAAATACCGCGTGATTCTGCCCGATGATCCTGGTGTCAATGTGACTGTCAACGAAGAAATGAATGAAACGCCAGAGCCAAAAACGCACAAATCCCTGCCGCCGGAGACTTCCACAGCTGCGGGGTGTCTGTATCAGGCACTGACTTCTGCCCCGGCGCCCATTGATGAACTTTGCAGTAAGACGGGCTTAGAGCCTGCACGGGTGCTTGCCGCTGCAACCGAGCTGGAGCTTGGCGGCTTTGCCAAAGCCTGCGCCGGGCAGTGCTATGTCCTTATATAAGATATAAGGTAAAAGTACTATATATATAAAATTCAGGTAAAATAAGTTTATTAATAATTGGAATTTATTTTATTAAATTCAAAAAAATTCAAATAAAATGCGGCTGACCGGTAATGAAAACATTGCATTTTTACAGCACTTTGGTTACAATTAGGTTTTAGACCGGCGAAAAGCAAGAATCACAGCCGCCCTGAATCTGTCAATTCCGTGAAAGAGGTGTTCCTATGTCGAAATTAGTAATTGTGGAATCGCCTGCAAAAGCGAAGACCATTCAAAAATATTTGGGAAAAGAGTATACGGTAGTTGCCTCCATGGGGCATGTGCGCGACCTGCCTCAAAACCGCCTGAGCGTAAAGGTCAGCGACAACTTTAAACCGCAGTACGCGATTATTAAAGGAAAGGAAAAGCTGGTAGATGAGCTGAAAGCAAAAGCCGAAAAAAGCGATGGCGTTCTGCTGGCAACGGACCCCGACCGCGAAGGAGAGGCCATTTCATGGCATCTTGCATATATTCTCGGCCTGGATGTTAAGGATACTAACCGGGTTACATTTAACGAAATCACCAAGACCGGCATACACAACGGCATGACCCACCCGCGCACTATTGATATGGACCTTGTCAATGCCCAGCAGGCCCGCCGGATTCTGGACCGCCTGGTCGGTTACAAGCTCAGCCCGTTCCTTTCCCAAAAGATTCGCCGCGGTCTTTCCGGCGGCCGTGTGCAGAGCGTCGCGGTGCGCATTATTGTTGATCGCGAAGAAGAAATCAAAGCCTTTAAGCCGGAAGAGTACTGGACAATCGACGGAAAATTCGCCCCGGCAAAGGGTACTTCCCGCCGCCAGTTTTCCGCTAGCCTTTATGGCACAGCCGATGGTAAGCTGAAAATTGAAAACAAAGAGCAGGCAGACGGCATTCTTGCTGAGCTGCAGGACGCCGACTATGTTGTAACCAGCGTAAAAAAAGGCACCCGCCGCAAAAGCCCTGCGCCGCCGTTTATCACTTCTACTTTGCAGCAGGAGGCCAGCCGCCGGCTCGGCTTTACGGCACGCCGCACCATGCAGGCTGCACAGGAGCTTTACGAGGGCGTTGAAATTGAGGACATGGGCGCTGTGGGTCTTATTACCTACATGCGTACCGATTCTCTGCGCCTGAGTGAAGACGCGGTCGCCGCGGCAGCTGAATACATCAAGGGGCGCTGGGGTGACAAATACCTGCCGGATACGCCCCGCCACTATAAGGCGCGCGCCAATGCACAGGACGGCCACGAAGCTATCCGTCCGACAAACCCGAGCCTTGACCCGGAGAAAATTAAAAGCAGCCTTTCCAATGACCAGTACAAGCTTTATAAACTGATTTGGGAGCGCTTCCTTGCCTGCCAGATGAGCAACTGCCTGCAGGCCACTACGCGTGCGGAAATCACCGCCGGCGGCAAGTACATTTTTAAAGCAAGCGGCTATACGGTCACATTTGATGGCTTTACAGTTCTATACGAAGAAAAGACAGAGGACCCGGAAAAAGAAACCGCCGGTGTTCTGCCGCCTCTGGAAAAAGACATGCCCCTGCGCTGCAAGGCAGTTGCCGGCAACCAGCATTTCACACAGCCGCCGGCGCGCTATACCGAGGCAAGTCTTATCAAGGCACTTGAGGAAAACGGCATCGGCCGCCCAAGCACATACGCCACGACGATCAGCACCATTCTCAACCGCGAGTATGTTGTGCGTGAGGGCAAGGCACTGAAACCCACCGAACTAGGCGAAGTAGTGACCAAGCTGATGAAAGAGCGCTTTCCAAAGGTCGTAAACGTCAAATTTACGGCGCAGGTAGAAAATGAGCTTGATGAGGTGCAGAGCGGCAAAGTCGAGTGGGTGCAGGCAGTTCACGATTTCTATGATGACTTTGCAGAAACGCTGAAAAAAGCCAAAGAAGAGATGAAAGATGTCAAGATTCATCTAAAAGAAGATGAAACGGATATCATCTGTGAAAAATGCGGCCGCCGCATGGTGATTAAGACCGGCCGGTATGGCAAATTCATCGCCTGCCCGGGCTATCCCGAGTGCAAAAATATTAAAAAGTACGTGGAGAAAAACGGCGCCAAGTGTCCTAAATGTGGCGGTGACGTTGTTATTAAGCACACCAAAAAAGGACGCATTTTTTATGGCTGCGAAAATTACCCCAAGTGCGACTTTGTTTCGTGGAACGAGCCGACCAAGCACCTGTGCCCCAAGTGCGGCAAAACGCTGCTGCGCAAAAAGGGGAAAACCCCGCGCTATTACTGCGTGACCCCCGACTGCGGCTATGAGCATCTCGGAGACGACTTTGACGAAACGGAAAAGCCCAAAGAAAAAGAAGAAAACAAATAAGGAACAGGTGTTTCCATGGGTATTACTGTAATCGGCGCGGGCCTTGCCGGCTGTGAGGCTGCCTGGCAGATTGCGCAGGGCGGCGGGGAAGTACAGCTTTGCGAAATGAAGCCGCAGAAGTACACACCAGCCCACAAAAGCCCGAATTTTGCAGAGCTGATTTGCTCCAATTCCTTAAAAGCAGAGCGCACAGACAGCGCCGCGGGCCTTTTAAAAGAAGAGATGCGGCGTATGGGTTCGCTTTTGGTTCCTTGTGCGCTCAAGACCCGCGTGCCTGCCGGCGGTGCACTGGCAGTGGACCGCGTGCGCTTTTCAGAACTGGTGACCGAGAAAATCCGCAGCAATCCGCGCATTCACTGCGTGGAAAAAGAATGTCTGCAGATTCCCGAAAGCGGGATTGCTGTTATCGCTACAGGCCCGCTTACCAGTGAGGCGCTTGCCGCGGAGATTAACCGCCTGTGCGGCGGCTGCCTGCGCTTTTACGATGCAGCTGCCCCTATTGTAACGGCGGAAAGCCTTGACCGCAGCCGCATCTTTGCTGCCTCCCGCTACAATAAAGGCAGCGGGGAAGATTACCTCAACTGTCCGATGAATAAAGAGGAGTACGAGCATTTTTACGAAGAATTGCTTCACGCTGAGCGCGCACCGCTGCACGGCTGTGATGTGCGGGACCCCAAAGTTTACGAGGGCTGTATGCCGGTGGAGGTTATGGCCCAGCGCGGGCCGGATACCATCCGCTTTGGTCCGCTGAAACCGGTGGGCCTGCGTGACCCCGCTACCGGCCACCGCCCGTGGGCCGTGGTGCAGCTGCGCCGCGAAGACGCTGCAGGCACTCTTTACAATCTGGTCGGTTTTCAGACCAACCTAAAGTTCGGCGAGCAGAAGCGTGTGTTTGGCCTGATTCCTGGTCTTGCCCATGCCCAGTTTGTGCGTTATGGTGTTATGCACCGAAACACCTTTTTAAATGCACCGCAGGTTTTAAACAGCGCGTATCAGCTCAAAAAGGAACCGCGCCTGTTTTTTGCCGGCCAGATGACTGGCGTCGAGGGTTATATGGAGTCCGCTTCCTCTGGCCTTTTGGCGGGCAGAAATGCTCTGCGGCTGGAGCAGAGCCTGCCGCTGCTGACCCCACCCGAAACCACAATGACGGGTGCACTTGCCCGCTGGGTGCAAAACGGCGGCCAGGGGGATTACCAGCCCATGGGTGCCAATTTCGGGATTATGCCGCCGGTTTTGCCGCATATCCGCGACAAGCGAGAGCGCTACGCGGCAATTTCCGCACGGGCACTTCAGGACCTTGCAGGTTTCCAAAAAGAGAATAACTGGTGCGCAGCAGACGCGGACCAGCTGAGTGAATGATAGATATTGAGGAGGCAGCAATTCAATATGAAAGTTATTGTAGATGCTTTTGGCGGCGATAACGCCCCACTCGAAATTTTAAAGGGCTGTGCACAGGCTGTGCACAGCCTGGGGCTGGAAATCATTCTTACCGGCCGCAAAGAAACCATCGACCATGTCGCGCGTGAAAATGCAATTTCTATGGATCACATGGAAATT
Proteins encoded in this window:
- the trmFO gene encoding methylenetetrahydrofolate--tRNA-(uracil(54)-C(5))-methyltransferase (FADH(2)-oxidizing) TrmFO produces the protein MGITVIGAGLAGCEAAWQIAQGGGEVQLCEMKPQKYTPAHKSPNFAELICSNSLKAERTDSAAGLLKEEMRRMGSLLVPCALKTRVPAGGALAVDRVRFSELVTEKIRSNPRIHCVEKECLQIPESGIAVIATGPLTSEALAAEINRLCGGCLRFYDAAAPIVTAESLDRSRIFAASRYNKGSGEDYLNCPMNKEEYEHFYEELLHAERAPLHGCDVRDPKVYEGCMPVEVMAQRGPDTIRFGPLKPVGLRDPATGHRPWAVVQLRREDAAGTLYNLVGFQTNLKFGEQKRVFGLIPGLAHAQFVRYGVMHRNTFLNAPQVLNSAYQLKKEPRLFFAGQMTGVEGYMESASSGLLAGRNALRLEQSLPLLTPPETTMTGALARWVQNGGQGDYQPMGANFGIMPPVLPHIRDKRERYAAISARALQDLAGFQKENNWCAADADQLSE
- the topA gene encoding type I DNA topoisomerase, whose product is MSKLVIVESPAKAKTIQKYLGKEYTVVASMGHVRDLPQNRLSVKVSDNFKPQYAIIKGKEKLVDELKAKAEKSDGVLLATDPDREGEAISWHLAYILGLDVKDTNRVTFNEITKTGIHNGMTHPRTIDMDLVNAQQARRILDRLVGYKLSPFLSQKIRRGLSGGRVQSVAVRIIVDREEEIKAFKPEEYWTIDGKFAPAKGTSRRQFSASLYGTADGKLKIENKEQADGILAELQDADYVVTSVKKGTRRKSPAPPFITSTLQQEASRRLGFTARRTMQAAQELYEGVEIEDMGAVGLITYMRTDSLRLSEDAVAAAAEYIKGRWGDKYLPDTPRHYKARANAQDGHEAIRPTNPSLDPEKIKSSLSNDQYKLYKLIWERFLACQMSNCLQATTRAEITAGGKYIFKASGYTVTFDGFTVLYEEKTEDPEKETAGVLPPLEKDMPLRCKAVAGNQHFTQPPARYTEASLIKALEENGIGRPSTYATTISTILNREYVVREGKALKPTELGEVVTKLMKERFPKVVNVKFTAQVENELDEVQSGKVEWVQAVHDFYDDFAETLKKAKEEMKDVKIHLKEDETDIICEKCGRRMVIKTGRYGKFIACPGYPECKNIKKYVEKNGAKCPKCGGDVVIKHTKKGRIFYGCENYPKCDFVSWNEPTKHLCPKCGKTLLRKKGKTPRYYCVTPDCGYEHLGDDFDETEKPKEKEENK